One Brassica napus cultivar Da-Ae chromosome C2, Da-Ae, whole genome shotgun sequence DNA window includes the following coding sequences:
- the LOC106419739 gene encoding nuclear transcription factor Y subunit B-2-like: MGDSDKDSGGGQNGQSPLSPREQDRFLPIANVSRIMKKVLPANAKISKDAKETMQECVSEFISFVTGEASDKCQKEKRKTINGDDLLWAMTTLGFEDYVEPLKVYLQRFREIEGERAGVGRPQTGGEGGEHQRDAGVGDGGGFYGGGMQYHQHHQFLHQQNHMYGSTGGGGGDGGRGAGSGRTRT; the protein is encoded by the coding sequence ATGGGGGATTCCGACAAGGACTCCGGTGGAGGGCAAAACGGACAGTCTCCGTTGTCTCCCAGAGAGCAAGACAGGTTCCTACCGATCGCTAACGTGAGCAGGATCATGAAGAAGGTCTTGCCAGCGAACGCCAAGATATCCAAAGATGCTAAAGAGACGATGCAGGAGTGCGTCTCTGAGTTTATAAGCTTCGTCACGGGAGAGGCGTCGGATAAGTGCcagaaggagaagaggaagacgaTCAACGGCGACGATTTGCTCTGGGCTATGACCACTCTAGGGTTCGAGGATTACGTTGAGCCGCTGAAGGTTTACTTGCAGAGGTTTAGGGAGATCGAAGGGGAGAGGGCTGGAGTGGGGAGGCCACAGACAGGTGGTGAAGGTGGAGAGCATCAGAGAGATGCAGGTGTGGGCGATGGCGGTGGATTCTACGGTGGTGGGATGCAGTATCACCAGCATCATCAGTTTCTTCACCAACAGAACCATATGTATGGTTCCACAGGCGGTGGTGGGGGTGACGGTGGACGAGGAGCTGGCTCCGGCAGGACTAGAACTTAA
- the LOC106419737 gene encoding LOW QUALITY PROTEIN: nudix hydrolase 2 (The sequence of the model RefSeq protein was modified relative to this genomic sequence to represent the inferred CDS: deleted 1 base in 1 codon) — translation MSCRLAKSYGFIRLLMIRRLANGRLRFPHFPADGFSAFRSCSTATRNISMSASSSSCTNPTAGEEAKGGVTVLPVVEDKYGGVMTEISHPMDPSAFSALIQSSLSSWTLQGKKGVWIKLPRQLIDLAEAAVKEGFWFHHAEKDYLMLVYWIPIEGDTIPSNASHRVGIGAFVINHNKEVLVVQEKTGRFQGQGIWKFPTGVVNEGEYIHDGSVGEVKEETGVDTEFVQVLAFRQTHKAFFGKSDLFFVCMLKPLSLEINAQETEIEAAQWMPWDEYTKQPFVQNHELLRYMTAICSAKANGDYEGFTPLRVSAPDQQGNLYFNTRDLR, via the exons ATGAGTTGCCGTTTGGCGAAAAGCTATGGCTTTATCAGATTGTTGATG ATCCGCCGGCTCGCTAATGGGCGTCTGCGTTTTCCCCATTTCCCGGCTGATGGGTTCTCTGCTTTTCGCAGTTGCTCCACGGCGACGAGGAACATATCCATGtccgcttcttcttcctcctgcACGAACCCGACGGCCGGCGAGGAGGCAAAGGGCGGCGTTACAGTGCTTCCGGTGGTTGAAGACAAATACGGCGGCGTGATGACGGAGATTAGTCATCCCATGGATCCTTCTGCCTTCTCTGCACTTATCCAGTCATCTCTCTCTTCCTGGACTCTCCAg GGAAAGAAGGGAGTGTGGATCAAATTGCCTAGACAGCTTATCGATCTTGCCGAAGCTGCTGTTAAG GAGGGATTCTGGTTTCATCACGCGGAGAAAGACTACTTGATGCTTGTGTATTGGATTCCCATAGAAGGCGATACAATTCCTTCCAATGCCTCTCACCGTGTTGGCATTGGTGCCTTTGTCATTAACCACAATAAAGAG GTGCTGGTGGTTCAAGAGAAGACAGGAAGATTTCAAGGCCAAGGTATCTGGAAGTTCCCCACCGGAGTAGTCAATGAG GGTGAATACATCCATGATGGCTCGGTCGGAGAGGTGAAAGAAGAGACAGGA GTGGATACAGAATTTGTCCAAGTATTGGCTTTCAG ACAGACCCACAAAGCTTTCTTTGGAAAGTCAGATTTGTTCTTCGTGTGCATGTTAAAGCCCCTTTCTTTGGAGATCAATGCACAGGAGACAGAGATAGAGGCAGCTCAG TGGATGCCATGGGATGAATACACAAAGCAACCATTCGTACAGAATCATGAGCTACTAAGATATATGACAGCCATCTGCTCTGCTAAAGCCAACGGAGACTACGAAGGCTTCACTCCTCTCCGTGTCTCTGCACCTGATCAACAAGGCAACTTGTACTTCAACACCCGCGACCTCCGTTAA
- the LOC106419736 gene encoding trihelix transcription factor GTL1-like, with translation MELLAGNCRKRLADDDFAEDVDPFGGSDWMYGGRSLRSQENDDALATLADLAPPPQKLKPIRCVVNKASLEDRHPLDILAGSLDRLPEMGFLEDGCFDAPLGSKIADVEESGQSTRGVGKGLGFETEVQGPVSIHRTSCDGVSLSPSFDSDSEGDSSQGVGKAVTGKRKRQSREKLEHFMEKLVGKMMMRQEKLHNQLINVMEKMEWERVRSEEAWRQQEMERMKQNEEARREEMSRSSTLISFIKSVIGEEIKIPNAFVHAQPLQTIPRQCEWDQTQGDVKFVFPGGRRWPQEEVRALIASRSEVEEKTGVVHKGAIWDEISARMKGRGYERSAKKCKEKWENMNKYYKRVMESSKKQPEHTKTRSYFELLESFYKTNSVTAEHSGEKEQ, from the exons ATGGAGCTTCTCGCCGGCAACTGTCGGAAACGACTCGCCGATGACGACTTTGCCGAGGATGTTGACCCCTTCGGTGGTTCAGACTGGATGTACGGCGGACGTTCGCTGAGAAGTCAAGAAAACGACGACGCTTTGGCTACGCTCGCGGACTTGGCGCCGCCTCCGCAGAAACTGAAACCCATCAGGTGTGTTGTTAATAAGGCTTCGCTGGAGGATCGGCATCCGCTTGATATTCTCGCTGGGAGTCTAGACAGGCTTCCGGAGATGGGGTTTCTTGAAGACGGCTGCTTCGATGCTCCTTTGGGGTCGAAGATTGCTGACGTGGAGGAAAGTGGTCAGTCGACGCGTGGGGTTgggaagggtttagggtttgaaacgGAGGTTCAAGGTCCAGTCTCCATACATCGCACATCTTGTGATGGTGTGTCTCTGAG TCCATCTTTTGATAGTGACAGCGAGGGAGACTCTTCCCAGGGCGTTGGCAAGGCCGTCACGGGTAAAAGAAAGCGGCAAAGTAGGGAAAAGCTGGAGCATTTTATGGAGAAGCTGGTGGGGAAAATGATGATGCGGCAAGAGAAGTTGCATAACCAACTGATCAACGTGATGGAGAAGATGGAGTGGGAGAGAGTAAGAAGCGAGGAAGCTTGGAGGCAACAGGAAATGGAGAGGATGAAACAGAACGAAGAGGCGCGGAGGGAAGAGATGTCACGCAGCTCAACTCTCATCTCTTTCATCAAAAGTGTAATTGGTGAAGAGATCAAGATCCCTAATGCTTTTGTTCACGCTCAACCACTCCAGACTATTCCCAGACAATGTGAATGGGATCAGACACAAGGAGACGTAAAGTTTGTGTTTCCAGGTGGAAGAAGGTGGCCGCAGGAGGAAGTGCGGGCGTTGATAGCTAGCAGAAGCGAAGTGGAAGAGAAGACAGGAGTGGTTCACAAGGGAGCGATATGGGATGAGATATCAGCAAGAATGAAGGGAAGAGGGTACGAACGATCTGCTAAGAAGTGCAAGGAGAAGTGGGAGAACATGAACAAGTACTACAAGAGGGTGATGGAAAGTAGCAAGAAACAGCCTGAGCACACCAAGACTCGCTCTTACTTTGAGTTACTAGAGAGCTTTTACAAGACCAACTCAGTGACTGCAGAACACTCCGGAGAGAAGGAACAGTGA
- the LOC106419562 gene encoding acyl carrier protein 3, mitochondrial-like, which yields MHCIRSSILQHLRLRVPVRSVLLLEKENVLISKMNFTSGGGQDQVLSKVIELVKKYDTTSASKVTETADFKKDLSLDSLDRVEIVMAIEEEFSVEIPDEKADKLTCCADIASFIVSETQSKAPES from the exons ATGCATTGCATTAGGAGCTCAATCCTCCAGCATTTGAGACTCAGAGTGCCGGTCAGATCGGTTTTGCTTCTCGAGAAGGAGAATGTTTTAATTAGTAAAATGAATTTCACATCAGGAGGAGGCCAAGATCAGGTTTTGAGTAAGGTTATTGAACTGGTTAAGAAGTACGACACGACCAGTGCCTCTAAG GTTACTGAAACGGCTGACTTTAAGAAAGATTTGTCGCTGGACAGTTTAGATAGGGTGGAGATAGTGATGGCTATTGAAGAAGAGTTCTCCGTTGAGATCCCTGATGAAAAAGCTGATAAGCTTACTTGTTGTGCTGATATTGCAAGCTTCATTGTCTCTGAAACTCAATCCAAGGCGCCAGAGTCCTGA